In Hippoglossus stenolepis isolate QCI-W04-F060 chromosome 5, HSTE1.2, whole genome shotgun sequence, one genomic interval encodes:
- the si:ch211-245j22.3 gene encoding guanylyl cyclase inhibitory protein — MGQTANLPCRRGESYVTELYEWFRKFMHECPSGQITLHEFQRHFCNGTVGSESAEYAEQIFRTLDNNGDGVVDFREYVMAISLLIDGSAVEKLGWSFKLYDKDRDGAITKEEMLEIMQAVNKMSVAAALTKPNPLTAEECTNRIFVRLDKDNNAIISLEEFIEGALDDDWIREMLECDPSTVKVERPVRSDSALGTHG; from the exons ATGGGCCAAACTGCCAACCTGCCCTGTAGGAGAGGAGAGTCGTATGTTACAGAGCTGTATGAGTGGTTCAG GAAGTTTATGCATGAATGTCCCAGCGGGCAGATCACTCTTCATGAGTTTCAGAGGCATTTCTGCAATGGGACAGTGGGCAGTGAGTCAGCTGAGTATGCAGAGCAGATATTCCGCACGCTGGACAATAATGGG GACGGGGTGGTTGATTTCAGGGAGTACGTCATGGCCATCAGTTTGCTGATCGACGGTTCAGCTGTGGAGAAACTGGGCTGGTCATTCAAGCTTTATGACAAAGACCGAGACGGAGCCATAACAAAGGAGGAAATGCTGGAGATCATGcag GCAGTTAATAAGATGAGCGTAGCCGCTGCCCTGACCAAGCCCAACCCACTCACAGCTGAAGAATGTACCAACAGGATATTTGTGAGATTAGATAAAGACAATAATG CCATCATCAGTCTGGAGGAGTTCATAGAGGGAGCGCTGGATGATGATTGGATCAGAGAGATGCTGGAATGTGACCCGAGCACCGTGAAGGTGGAGAGGCCTGTGAGGAGCGACTCCGCTTTGGGGACCCACGGCTGA